Below is a genomic region from Microcaecilia unicolor chromosome 9, aMicUni1.1, whole genome shotgun sequence.
ACAAGACCATGTTAATTGCCCGGATAAATATTGTGACGATATTGATAGTAACCAGGCTTAAGACTGGATACAGCATCATCTTCTGTGGAGCTATATGTTCTCCTTGCATGCTAATCTCACTCAAAGAAACACATGGAAGAATCAAGAGAAGAATGTAACAGTAGAAAAACATGAGACCTTCAGCCCAGATTGGCAGACCAGTTTTGTGTGGTTCCCACAAGTTTGCTTGGATGTCCAAAATATCAAGCAGATCCAGAGCCACCCAAAATAGGCGACCTCGTAAATCCTCTTTTTTCCTGAACGTTCTTACATATTCCATGCTGTCCAGAGCTACCAGCACTAAATAAAGTCCTGGCACACAAATGGATAATAGGAGAGTCAAAGCTTTTCTTGCAACGGTGTCTAAATTCTTTTTATCAGCTTTGTAATTTTGAAATATAAAATACAGCTTGATTTCCAgcacaaatatatataaaaaccaCAAGATCATAGCATATCCCCTTTTGGCAGTCTTCACTTCTGCACCGACCCACACAGCCACATATCTGAGCACAATTAAAAAGCAGATGTCTCCCACCAGTACAATAATGCAGACTCCAATTTTCCGTGGTCCTTGGTTTTGTTCGACAAGGTAAGCATCCATGAAGGCCATGCTGGTCATTATGACAATTGTAGTAAGACACACATGGCGTTTGTCTGGAGGAGGCAGCACCATGTTGAGAATAAATCTCCACAGCCTCCTGTATACTTCAATGGCAGGTTAGCATTGAGGTAAAGcagttgcctttttctttaagcCAATTTAACTTTCCTAAGTTCTGCTGTTATGAATAGAACACCACTGGAAAACCAGAATACACCTGTACAAATATGCACTTCTGGGGACACTTCATAGAATCCCATCAGTTTTTAATTTGTAAGATACAAATCTTAGCAAGCTATGCCATTAAGTTTCCCAGTGATGGGCTCTTTCTCTAGTATTTTTAGATGACTCACGCTCCAAATTTATGTTTTTCAGATCCACCTAACTTCTGTAGGGTTGATGCGCCAACGTTGGAGATGtttcaaaatattatttttgtttcttcACCAGTGGAAACAAATAGCCTCTTTTACTGAAAGAGGAAACAAACCAATATATTTAATGTGGCTTTTGGCGGTGAGTCAGTCATTCTAAAATAGATCCTCAAAAATGTTAGGTTAATTGCCAGTCAAGCCTCTAGTAGTGTTTGATGTGCACACGCCAAGGAAGAAGCATCAAAATAGATGCATTGTCTTCAGGAATTATTCACAAGGGTGATGAATTGACAAGGAAAACTGCAGCCATCCATTATCTTGGCTCATAAGCATTTTTCTGTAGTTTCATTTTCTAGGGCTTCTCTGTTGTAATATCCCTCATTTTCTTTCCAAAGTTTCAGTATGTTGCTCTCTTTAATCCATTTGATTTCCTGTGATATTGTTCACTTAGTTCTGAAAGAGACAAAAGAGAATGTGTATAAAGACATATCGAATTTACATCAGGCAAACGTGCATTGATAAATCACAAGTTCTTCTACATATGTAATTTAATAAGCACAAAAACaatttgcatttttctttttgataGTCACTATAAACAAACATAATGATTATTCTCTTAGTTTTTATCTTGCTCAGTTCACAACTTTTGTCACAGCTCTGTGTGATAAAGTATTACTAAGATAATATTTTCACACTGTAGGGTTTGTATCACTGCTGATATATGACAGCTGTTATCCTTTCCCGTGGCATAATCTTCCTTCTCTAATATCTTGGTCTCTTAATCCCTAAATGACTCATGCCATATGTAAGAGACATTTGGaacaatattcaaaagcaattaTACATTTGCTGACTGTGAGTGAACACACGATTGCTCTGTCCTTACATTTTcaaaacatacccccccccccccccccgtttactaatcagcgtgcaatgccgacacagcccattcaacgtgaatggactgtgtcagcattagcgcaccaccagctgctagcgcggcttagtaaacagagggattACAGATAATATTTAGCCATTTAGATCATTAAGGGGGGAAGCCATCAATGTGGACTTcttttaagatgtgttattttaccacaacttatgCTATTTTATCACAGGTCCCACTTTATACAAGGAgacttaccccccctcccccctgtttactaagacacactagCGGCTGCCTTGCACTAatcccgacacagcccattcaaagtgaactggctgtgtcggcattgttgCTCTGCAGCTGCTAAGGCTACtattagtaaacaagggggtttgGGATCAATTTAATAAGCCACAGTAAAGTCTGGGTTTAACATGGGCTAATGTGGGAGCTTCCTGTGAGCTAAGTCCAGATTGAACAAAGCATTTTTCAGGGATTTATCTTTTCTTTTAATTGCAATGAAAAATTCCTGGAAAATGTCTTAGGAGCTGGTAGGTGTTCCCGTGTTAACTACATTATCTAGTCAGCATGCGTTAATCAGAATGAGCTAACCAGATAGCGTGGGAACACCCAtatgagccaacttttcaaaattattgggggtgctaagcccaatggaaataacccctccctggacacatacagtacaaggaattttctcaatattgggggtgctcaatggGAACACCCACTCGATGTCCATGACACACCCTCTCCTGAaagtatttttttgaaaataggtAACACGCAAACCGGCAACTTACTGCAAATTGTttaaacacattctgctgtagcCTGTTACCATGTGCTAACACACATTAAGGGTTTAACAGCCTTTGGTAAAATGAGCCCCaagttactaataacctgggttaatagtaaaatatcCTGTTTTAATGGTAGCTCGGTTTCACAACTTCCCCCCTAAGGACCCAAtgctgtaaatggtgcccaaatttggacgccGATAAAAATACGTTCTAAgcagtattttataaatggcacttcAAGTTgggggccatttatagaatagcgcttagcgcccacatccacgcccaattttgggtgcgagGATTAACACCGagtgaaacctgatgtaaatctttgcactaagttaggcatggatctttctaattctataacactgcacacaaattccAGGAACACTCGTGACCTACCTATGCCCTTTCCATAGCCAcatccccctttttggatccaagCCTAAAGATTtaagtgcatctttatagaatagcatccaaaagatgcacacatacattttaattattgcccattagtgccaataatggaTTGTTAGCATcctattattggtgctaattggtttcaattaaattgcacacatccAAATTTGCACTTGTAATTTTGAGTGTCAAATCTAGATTTAGGGGATAAATGTCCAGATATTATCTGAATATTTATGGGCAGGTTAGAGTGAGGGAGTGAAAAATGTATTCAGATAGCGGTGCTATTCAGCCACTGTCTGGATAAGTTATATctttagtttaggcctgctgaATACCAGG
It encodes:
- the TMEM121 gene encoding transmembrane protein 121, which translates into the protein MVLPPPDKRHVCLTTIVIMTSMAFMDAYLVEQNQGPRKIGVCIIVLVGDICFLIVLRYVAVWVGAEVKTAKRGYAMILWFLYIFVLEIKLYFIFQNYKADKKNLDTVARKALTLLLSICVPGLYLVLVALDSMEYVRTFRKKEDLRGRLFWVALDLLDILDIQANLWEPHKTGLPIWAEGLMFFYCYILLLILPCVSLSEISMQGEHIAPQKMMLYPVLSLVTINIVTIFIRAINMVLFQDSRVSTIFIGKNIIAIATKACTFLEYKKQVKEFPQNAIALELQQNSISHNQTIHSTQGVSQEQSPSREIIDT